In Gemmatimonadota bacterium, the genomic window GCGACGGTACGGGACACCCTCGATTACATCGCGAAGCTGGGTCACGACAACCTGTACCTGCTGTTCGACATCGGTCACGCACAGATTTCGAAGGAAGATCCGGCCGACAGTGTCGCGGCGGCCGGCGACCGTCTCGGCTACTTCCACCTTGACGACAACGACGGCGTGTCCGATCTCCACTGGGCCCTGTGCGACGGGGTGCTCACCCGGGACGTGCTGAAGCGTACGCTGGCTACCCTCGACCACATCGGATACGACGGCCCGGTCAGCCTGGAGATGAACCCCGGACTCCCCGACCCCCTGGCGGCCATAGAAAGCGGTTTCAGGCTGGTGCGCGTCCTCTAGCACTGTTTCAGGCTGGTGTGTACCCGCTGACCGTCCTAGTCTTACCCGTCCTGGTCCTACCAGTCCACCACGGACCCGTCGTCGGCCAGGTAACTCTCGCCGTTCCGCCAGTCGTGGTCGATCTGCTCCTCCATGGCATCGTCGTCCAACTCGATCCCCAGACCCGGTCCGGTGGGCAGATCCACGAATCCATCCTTGAAGACGAAGGGCTGCTTGAGGTATCCCTCGCCCAGCGTGGTGTGCTCCTGGGCGACGAAATTGGGGATCGAGGCGTCCAGCTGCAGGCAGGCGGCCAGGGAAATGGGTCCGAGGGGATTGTGGGGCGCGATCCCGCCGTAGTAGGCCTCGGCCATGCCCGCGATGAGCCGCACCTCGAAGATGCCGCCGGCGTGGCACAGGTCCGGCTGCAGGATGGACGCGGCCTGCTTCTCCAGGATCTCGCGGAACCCCCACTTGGTGAAGACGCGCTCTCCCGTGGCGATGGGCAGGTGGGTGCCCCGGGCGATCTCGGCGAGCACGTCGACGTTCTGGCACTGGACGGGCTCTTCCACGAAAAAGGGCTGGTAGGGTTCGAGTTCCTTGATGAGCAGCTTGGCCGTCTGGGGGCTGATCGCGCCGTGGAAGTCGATGGCCAGGTCGATTTCCGGGCCGGCGACTTCACGGAGCCGGGCGAAATGGCCGGCGGCCGTGTCGATAAAGGCCTTGTTCTCGATGATCCGGGCCGGCCGTTCGGAATAGGGTCCGGTCTTGAAGCAGGTGAAACCCTTCGCGATCCAATCTTTGATGGTGGCCGGGTCGCCTCCGCCCTTGTACAGCCGGATCCGGTCCCGCGTGGGACCGCCCAGC contains:
- the dgoD gene encoding galactonate dehydratase, whose protein sequence is MKITKLETFLVKPRWLFLKIHTDEGLVGLGEPILEGRAKTCAQAVAELEPYLVGKDPTRVVHHWQAMYRHAFYRGGPILTSALSGVEQALWDLSGKALGVPVYKLLGGPTRDRIRLYKGGGDPATIKDWIAKGFTCFKTGPYSERPARIIENKAFIDTAAGHFARLREVAGPEIDLAIDFHGAISPQTAKLLIKELEPYQPFFVEEPVQCQNVDVLAEIARGTHLPIATGERVFTKWGFREILEKQAASILQPDLCHAGGIFEVRLIAGMAEAYYGGIAPHNPLGPISLAACLQLDASIPNFVAQEHTTLGEGYLKQPFVFKDGFVDLPTGPGLGIELDDDAMEEQIDHDWRNGESYLADDGSVVDW